A genomic stretch from Colwellia sp. Arc7-635 includes:
- a CDS encoding DEAD/DEAH box helicase: MSFTDLGLSAPIQKAIAEKGYDTPSPIQAQAIPAVLAGKDVMAAAQTGTGKTAGFTLPILELLSKGDKVRPNQARTLIITPTRELAAQIAENVEMYGKHLPLKSTVVFGGVKINPQMQRLREGVDILVATPGRLLDLYNQKAVRFNQLEILVLDEADRMLDMGFLRDIKKILSLLPKNRQTLLFSATFSPDIRELAKGLVNDPVEISISPKNTTAETVEQLIYSVDKNRKSALLTHLIIENDWQQVIVFMKTKHGANKLTKQLDAAGIQAAAIHGNKSQGARTKALAQFKEGKISVLVATDIAARGIDIDQLPQVVNFELPNVPEDYVHRIGRTGRAGSSGHAVSLVCADEIDLLNDVEHVIQAHLPREIVAGFEPVHALPESRNLRALKPKKPRKFKSEGSEHKDGQRSGDNARGNKPTGKNRRHIGNNSSPSNPYGNSDGNGGGRRRANPSK, encoded by the coding sequence ATGAGTTTTACCGATTTAGGTTTATCTGCCCCGATTCAAAAAGCGATTGCGGAAAAAGGTTACGATACGCCATCACCTATTCAAGCTCAGGCTATTCCTGCTGTACTTGCTGGTAAAGACGTCATGGCTGCTGCGCAAACGGGCACAGGTAAAACGGCTGGCTTTACCTTACCTATTCTTGAACTCTTATCAAAGGGCGACAAAGTACGTCCAAACCAAGCTCGAACGCTTATTATTACCCCAACGCGTGAGCTAGCGGCACAAATAGCAGAAAATGTTGAAATGTATGGTAAGCACTTACCTTTGAAGTCAACGGTAGTATTTGGTGGTGTTAAAATTAACCCGCAAATGCAACGCTTGCGTGAAGGGGTAGATATTCTTGTTGCAACACCGGGTCGTTTATTAGATTTATATAATCAGAAAGCGGTTCGCTTTAACCAACTAGAAATTTTAGTACTCGATGAAGCCGACAGAATGTTGGACATGGGCTTTCTTCGCGATATCAAAAAGATTTTGTCGCTGTTACCAAAAAATCGTCAAACATTACTTTTCTCGGCTACCTTTTCTCCAGACATACGTGAACTTGCTAAAGGCCTTGTTAACGATCCCGTTGAGATTTCGATTAGCCCGAAAAATACGACAGCTGAAACTGTTGAGCAGTTAATTTACTCAGTCGATAAAAATAGAAAATCGGCATTGCTAACACATTTAATTATCGAAAATGATTGGCAACAAGTTATCGTGTTTATGAAAACTAAACACGGGGCAAATAAATTAACTAAACAGCTAGATGCTGCTGGTATTCAAGCTGCTGCTATTCATGGCAACAAAAGCCAAGGTGCAAGAACGAAAGCATTAGCGCAATTTAAAGAAGGCAAGATTAGCGTATTAGTTGCTACTGATATTGCTGCCCGTGGTATCGATATTGACCAGTTACCGCAAGTGGTTAACTTTGAATTACCTAATGTTCCTGAAGATTACGTTCACCGTATTGGTCGTACTGGCCGTGCAGGTTCTAGTGGTCATGCAGTATCTTTAGTTTGTGCTGATGAAATTGATTTACTTAATGATGTTGAGCACGTGATACAAGCTCATTTACCAAGAGAAATTGTTGCTGGTTTTGAACCTGTGCATGCTTTACCTGAATCACGTAATTTACGCGCATTGAAACCTAAAAAGCCACGTAAATTCAAGTCAGAAGGTTCTGAGCATAAAGATGGTCAACGTTCAGGCGATAATGCTCGTGGTAATAAGCCGACAGGTAAAAATAGACGTCATATTGGTAATAACAGTTCACCAAGCAATCCTTATGGAAATAGTGATGGTAATGGTGGCGGACGTCGCCGTGCCAATCCTAGCAAGTAA
- a CDS encoding response regulator transcription factor: MKEILIIEDDSLVPVTLKSLLEKKGFQVKQIFNGSVALRTVINTFPDLIILDICLPDVSGYEVCKQLREFYQRPIIFITSDGNSDVEIKCFEVGGDDFVLKSAPFEVLFQRIKRLGVRPMKYQSVDTLSFGELKFIPASTDCFYKTKALGLTQEEYELFYFIATRHESAVSRQVILKVLKGSDYDGVDRSIDIKIARIRNKLKLAGLSENIILSVRSKGYQFCYVNIGETTTAK; encoded by the coding sequence ATGAAAGAAATATTGATTATCGAAGATGATAGCTTGGTACCCGTTACTCTAAAAAGTTTATTAGAGAAAAAAGGCTTTCAGGTTAAACAAATTTTTAATGGATCCGTTGCATTACGTACAGTAATTAATACCTTTCCAGATCTCATCATATTAGATATATGCTTACCAGATGTTAGTGGTTATGAAGTATGTAAACAGCTTAGAGAGTTTTATCAGCGCCCCATTATTTTTATTACCAGTGATGGTAATTCTGATGTAGAAATAAAATGTTTTGAAGTGGGAGGCGATGATTTTGTTTTAAAAAGCGCTCCATTTGAAGTTTTGTTTCAAAGAATAAAGCGTTTAGGTGTAAGGCCTATGAAATACCAATCTGTTGATACGCTATCCTTTGGCGAACTTAAATTCATTCCCGCTTCAACAGATTGTTTTTACAAAACAAAAGCCTTAGGTTTAACACAAGAAGAGTATGAGCTTTTTTATTTTATTGCGACTAGACATGAAAGTGCAGTGTCGAGACAAGTCATTCTTAAAGTATTAAAAGGGTCCGATTATGATGGTGTTGATCGCTCAATTGACATAAAAATTGCTCGTATCAGAAATAAGCTCAAACTTGCAGGTCTATCTGAAAATATTATCTTATCGGTTCGTTCTAAGGGTTATCAATTTTGCTATGTAAACATCGGCGAGACTACAACGGCTAAGTGA
- a CDS encoding acyl-CoA thioesterase, translated as MNKPQRDITLRFLAEPHDVNFGGKVHGGAVMKWIDLAAYACAAGWSGRYCVTAYAGGIRFIAPIHVGSLVEVEAKVIYTGTSSMHIALEVNACDPKSLNRRLTTHCIVIMVAVDQNGQSERVPEWVPETEEDKQQHESARKLMEMRKHIGEEMQIFVE; from the coding sequence ATGAATAAACCACAACGGGATATTACCCTTAGATTTTTAGCTGAGCCACATGATGTTAACTTTGGCGGCAAAGTGCACGGTGGTGCGGTAATGAAATGGATCGATCTCGCGGCTTATGCTTGTGCAGCAGGTTGGAGTGGTCGTTATTGTGTTACTGCTTATGCTGGTGGTATTCGCTTTATAGCGCCAATTCATGTCGGCAGCTTAGTAGAAGTTGAAGCGAAAGTAATTTATACCGGTACGTCTTCTATGCATATTGCCTTAGAAGTAAATGCTTGTGATCCAAAATCATTAAATCGTCGACTAACCACTCATTGTATTGTGATTATGGTTGCTGTCGATCAAAATGGTCAATCTGAGCGTGTCCCTGAATGGGTACCAGAAACTGAAGAAGATAAACAGCAGCACGAGAGCGCAAGAAAATTAATGGAAATGCGTAAACATATCGGCGAAGAGATGCAAATTTTTGTAGAATAG
- a CDS encoding YaiI/YqxD family protein, with protein MKIWVDADSCPVVIKEILFRAAERTQTQTTLLANHYLKVPPSKVISFVQVSAGFDVADDEIVKRADANDLVITADIPLAAEVVEKGCLALNPRGELYTESNIRQRLNMRDFMDTLRSSGIETGGAPPISQSDRQAFANNLDKLLAQQ; from the coding sequence ATGAAAATTTGGGTTGATGCCGATTCGTGTCCGGTAGTCATTAAAGAGATATTATTTCGAGCAGCTGAGCGAACACAAACACAAACCACATTACTGGCTAATCATTATTTAAAAGTTCCGCCATCTAAAGTTATAAGCTTTGTGCAGGTGAGTGCAGGCTTTGATGTTGCGGACGACGAAATTGTCAAACGGGCCGATGCCAATGATTTAGTAATTACCGCTGACATCCCTTTAGCTGCTGAAGTTGTTGAAAAAGGTTGTTTAGCACTTAACCCTAGAGGTGAACTTTACACCGAGAGCAATATACGTCAACGACTCAATATGCGTGACTTTATGGATACACTTCGCTCTAGTGGTATTGAAACCGGTGGCGCGCCACCGATTAGCCAAAGTGATCGACAAGCTTTTGCTAACAATCTCGATAAATTACTAGCGCAACAATGA
- a CDS encoding gamma carbonic anhydrase family protein: MSKNNFRSYNNILPLLGRAVYVDETAVLVGDITLGDDSSVWPLVAARGDVNKITIGARSNIQDGTVLHVTRKTSHNPNGNPLVIGDDVTVGHKCMLHGCALGDRILVGMGAIIMDGAVVESDVFIGAGSLVPPSKVLKSGYLYVGNPVKQVRELKESEANFLKQSAINYVELKDEYIAQT, translated from the coding sequence ATGAGTAAAAATAACTTTCGAAGCTATAACAATATCCTTCCCCTGTTAGGGCGTGCTGTTTATGTTGATGAAACTGCAGTACTTGTGGGCGACATTACCTTAGGGGATGACTCAAGTGTTTGGCCTTTAGTTGCAGCTAGAGGTGATGTTAATAAGATAACAATTGGTGCTAGAAGCAATATACAAGACGGGACTGTTCTACATGTCACCCGAAAAACGAGTCATAACCCTAATGGTAACCCTTTAGTTATTGGTGATGATGTAACTGTTGGCCATAAGTGTATGTTGCATGGCTGTGCTTTGGGTGATCGTATTTTAGTCGGTATGGGTGCGATAATTATGGACGGTGCTGTTGTAGAAAGTGATGTATTTATTGGTGCCGGTAGCTTGGTGCCTCCAAGCAAAGTTTTAAAAAGTGGTTACCTGTATGTAGGTAACCCTGTTAAGCAAGTAAGAGAGCTAAAAGAAAGTGAAGCTAATTTTCTCAAGCAGTCGGCAATAAACTACGTTGAATTGAAAGATGAATATATAGCACAAACATAG
- the aroE gene encoding shikimate dehydrogenase, producing MAAFLFSSFHNYVNLQLNTQASILMDQYRVFGNPIAQSKSPFIHQLFAEQTKQNINYETELVALDQFTSAVNKLIANQGKGANVTAPFKEQAFALCDELSERAKLAGAVNTLTFSNGIIYGDTTDGVGLVNDLLRHEIQLQSSKVLLLGAGGAAKGVVQALLAQAPDLLTIANRTLSKAQAIAKQYPNENIQALTFADTEHLAFDIIINATSVGLSGGNLPIADQTLKSAHTCYDMVYQKEPTAFLKQAKALGVKNNIDGLGMLVGQAAASFELWRNTYPDVEPVLAALRAKLNE from the coding sequence ATGGCTGCTTTTTTGTTTTCATCCTTTCATAACTACGTTAATCTACAGCTAAACACTCAAGCCAGTATTCTTATGGATCAATATCGCGTATTTGGTAATCCTATTGCCCAATCAAAATCTCCTTTTATTCACCAACTATTTGCTGAGCAGACAAAGCAAAATATTAATTACGAAACTGAATTAGTCGCACTTGATCAATTTACATCAGCAGTAAATAAATTAATAGCTAACCAGGGAAAGGGCGCTAATGTTACTGCACCGTTCAAAGAGCAGGCGTTTGCTTTGTGTGACGAATTAAGTGAGAGAGCAAAACTTGCTGGCGCAGTTAATACCCTGACTTTTTCCAACGGCATTATCTATGGTGATACTACCGACGGTGTTGGCTTGGTAAATGATCTACTCAGGCATGAAATTCAATTACAAAGTAGTAAAGTACTGTTGCTTGGTGCTGGTGGTGCCGCTAAAGGTGTCGTGCAAGCACTTTTGGCACAAGCGCCTGATTTATTAACTATCGCGAATAGAACATTAAGCAAAGCGCAAGCTATCGCAAAGCAGTATCCGAATGAAAATATCCAAGCACTTACTTTTGCTGATACTGAACATTTAGCTTTTGATATTATTATCAATGCGACATCGGTTGGCTTGTCTGGGGGGAATTTACCCATTGCGGACCAAACCTTAAAGAGCGCGCATACTTGTTACGATATGGTTTACCAAAAAGAGCCAACTGCCTTTTTAAAGCAAGCAAAAGCCCTTGGTGTGAAAAATAATATCGATGGTTTAGGTATGTTAGTGGGGCAAGCGGCGGCTAGCTTTGAATTATGGAGAAACACCTATCCGGATGTTGAACCCGTTTTAGCGGCTTTAAGGGCAAAGCTAAACGAATAA
- a CDS encoding OmpW family outer membrane protein: MKTSIINGLILSALTLSPLALANQAGDFVVRGGATMVNPDSDKSNIMLGGADSTMTLTVDDNTQLGLNFVYFYDSNWAIELLAATPFTHDVTIQDKNSVLGVDGANLGEVSQLPPTLSALYYFDTNSAFKPYVGLGINYTVFFDEDFASAPKSLGLSNLELDGSFGLSAQVGVDYKLDDTWTLNASMRYIDIDAEATFDVAGNSIGKADINVDPMVYSLMLGYKF; the protein is encoded by the coding sequence ATGAAAACATCAATAATTAATGGTCTAATTCTTTCCGCTTTAACATTATCTCCACTTGCCCTAGCTAACCAAGCAGGAGATTTTGTTGTTCGTGGTGGGGCAACTATGGTTAATCCAGATAGTGATAAATCAAACATAATGCTAGGTGGTGCTGATTCAACTATGACGCTTACTGTTGATGATAATACTCAGCTAGGTTTGAACTTCGTTTACTTCTACGATAGTAACTGGGCAATTGAGCTTCTAGCTGCAACACCTTTTACTCATGATGTAACCATTCAAGATAAAAATTCAGTACTAGGTGTAGATGGCGCTAACTTAGGTGAAGTATCTCAATTACCACCAACATTAAGTGCTCTATACTACTTTGATACAAATTCTGCTTTCAAACCTTATGTTGGTCTAGGTATAAACTACACTGTTTTCTTTGATGAAGACTTTGCTTCAGCACCAAAATCATTAGGTCTAAGTAATCTAGAATTAGACGGTTCATTCGGTTTATCAGCACAAGTCGGAGTTGACTACAAATTGGATGACACATGGACACTAAATGCTTCTATGCGTTACATAGATATAGATGCAGAAGCAACATTTGATGTTGCAGGGAATAGTATTGGTAAAGCTGACATCAATGTTGACCCAATGGTTTATTCATTAATGCTAGGTTATAAGTTCTAA
- a CDS encoding DUF2750 domain-containing protein has translation MLEPEKIKQVLQLDDAQRAVYFVKEAVAQNELWILTDEHGCVMLNTEEEDCVPVWPNKEFAQAWATDEWQDCQPEAISLNKWFSRWTHGLADDELAIVVFPSQDEQGLVYYPDELEHELKQKQHSIKKR, from the coding sequence GTGTTAGAGCCAGAGAAAATTAAACAAGTATTACAGTTAGATGATGCACAACGTGCGGTCTACTTTGTCAAAGAAGCGGTAGCTCAGAACGAGTTATGGATTTTAACTGATGAACATGGCTGCGTAATGCTCAACACTGAAGAAGAAGACTGTGTGCCTGTTTGGCCAAATAAAGAATTTGCCCAAGCCTGGGCAACTGATGAATGGCAAGACTGTCAGCCTGAAGCTATCTCTTTAAACAAATGGTTTAGTCGTTGGACCCACGGTTTAGCTGATGATGAGCTGGCTATAGTGGTATTTCCAAGCCAAGACGAACAAGGATTAGTTTATTATCCTGATGAACTTGAGCATGAACTAAAGCAAAAACAACATTCGATTAAGAAGCGATAG